The Actinomyces lilanjuaniae genome segment CCACACTCTCATCCGTCGTGGTATCGCCCTGCTCAACGCCCACACCTGCCTGGACGCCGCGCACGGGGGAGTGGCGGACGCCCTGGCTGATCAGGTAGGACTGCGCGACATGGTGCCGCTGGAGCCCAGCGCACAGGATCCGCAGGTGGGGATCGGGCGCGTCGGACAGTTGGAGAGGCCCGTGTCCCTGAGAGACCTGGCTGAGCGCGTCGCTGCAGTGCTGCCAGACTCGGCTCCGGGGCTGCTGGTCGGTGGGTGCCTGGAGGAGGAGGTCGAGACCGTGGCAGTCAGTGGTGGCTCAGGGGACTCACTCCTGGACGCGGCTCGTCGCGCTGGTGCTGACGTCTTTGTCACTGCTGACCTGCGCCACCATCCCGCCTCGGAGCACCTGGAGGCGGGACGCCCTTACCTCCTGTGCGGGACCCACTGGGCCACTGAGTGGGTGGGACTGCCTCCACTGGCCCGCGGCCTCGCGCAGAGGGCTGCGGCACGGGGATGGCGGCTTGAGACAGAGGTGTCGGCTGTCGTCACAGATCCATGGGCACTGCGTGTTCCAACTGGGTGCTGGCGCCCATGAGGCCGTGAGACAATACCGAGGCACCTGCCGCCGACCCTGACGAAGGATACCCCGCCGTGAGGAGTGCACCCATCACCCAGCAGCGGATGCTGATCGACCTGCAGTCTCTGGACTCCAGGCTCGCCCGGCTGCGTCACGAACGCTCCCGGCTGCCGGTTCTTCAACGTATCGAGGCCACTGTGGAGCGTCTGAAGACGAACAGGCGCGAGGCCCTTCTGGCGCAAGCGGCGCTGGCGGAGGCCAGGCAGGAGGCCGAGCGCAGTGAGGAGGAGGTGGCCCAGGTGGTGCGGCGTGCGCAGGCCCTGCGGGAGCGTCTTCACTCCGGTGAGACCGGGGCGCGTGACCTCAGCGCCATCCAGCACGAGATTGACCACCTGGGACAGCGCCAGCAGGTGCTGGAGGACAGACAGGTCAGTACTCTGGAGGCGCTGGAGTCGGCCCAGGCGCAGGCGGACCGCCTGGCCCAGGAGGAGCAGGACATCCGGGCTGCGGGGCGCCAGCTGACCGCGGAGCGGGACGAGCGACTCGCGCAGCTGGACCAGGAGCGCGCTGCCGTGGAAGACCAGCGCAGTGACGTGGTGGGAGGTATTGACGCGGAGCTGCTGGCTGAGTACGAGGAGGTGCGGTCTCGTACAGGTGGCCTGGGT includes the following:
- a CDS encoding Nif3-like dinuclear metal center hexameric protein, which produces MSSAPHGPGARPPHSSGSPTVADIVAMVDELAPRELAAPWDSNGLICGDPSWSVGHVLLAVDPVQDVVEDAVSRGADMIITHHPLYLRGTDSVRADDAKGHVVHTLIRRGIALLNAHTCLDAAHGGVADALADQVGLRDMVPLEPSAQDPQVGIGRVGQLERPVSLRDLAERVAAVLPDSAPGLLVGGCLEEEVETVAVSGGSGDSLLDAARRAGADVFVTADLRHHPASEHLEAGRPYLLCGTHWATEWVGLPPLARGLAQRAAARGWRLETEVSAVVTDPWALRVPTGCWRP
- a CDS encoding zinc ribbon domain-containing protein, producing MRSAPITQQRMLIDLQSLDSRLARLRHERSRLPVLQRIEATVERLKTNRREALLAQAALAEARQEAERSEEEVAQVVRRAQALRERLHSGETGARDLSAIQHEIDHLGQRQQVLEDRQVSTLEALESAQAQADRLAQEEQDIRAAGRQLTAERDERLAQLDQERAAVEDQRSDVVGGIDAELLAEYEEVRSRTGGLGAVALRAGRIEGGSLEISPQEYARFASAPEDAVLRAEENDVIVVRMDI